From Corynebacterium sp. BD556, the proteins below share one genomic window:
- a CDS encoding WXG100 family type VII secretion target, translating to MSVYSYTRSDAEAAGSDLNSVMNAIESTLSEMDSDIQKLAAGWEGSEQETYRGIHGKWSSAAQNMKSILGQIRSALEENTAAVAETRGRVTGSLAGQ from the coding sequence ATGTCTGTTTATTCTTACACCCGTTCTGACGCTGAAGCTGCGGGTTCTGATTTGAACTCGGTGATGAACGCCATCGAATCCACTTTGTCTGAGATGGACTCCGATATCCAGAAGCTTGCCGCTGGATGGGAAGGTTCTGAGCAGGAAACGTATCGGGGTATTCACGGTAAGTGGTCGTCGGCGGCGCAGAACATGAAGTCGATTCTGGGACAGATCCGTTCTGCGTTGGAGGAGAACACCGCCGCTGTTGCCGAAACTCGCGGTCGGGTAACGGGCTCGCTCGCCGGCCAATAA
- a CDS encoding WXG100 family type VII secretion target, with protein MSMSDKLSVEHSAVSSHVSSLQTSYGQLKAQSQQFLDAIEPLKSSWKGTSVEAWNRMTEAWNDNMEQVNSALDQLTSRVEQAGKDYQAGEEDQTATLQQRFAGMNFQSGPIL; from the coding sequence ATGTCTATGTCAGACAAACTCTCCGTTGAACATTCAGCCGTCTCCAGCCATGTTTCATCGTTGCAAACGAGCTATGGCCAGTTGAAGGCGCAGTCCCAACAGTTCCTGGATGCCATTGAACCACTGAAGTCCTCCTGGAAAGGCACCTCGGTTGAAGCATGGAATCGAATGACCGAGGCATGGAACGACAACATGGAGCAAGTCAACTCTGCGCTTGACCAGCTCACTAGCCGCGTGGAACAGGCCGGCAAAGACTACCAGGCAGGTGAGGAGGATCAAACCGCAACGCTGCAGCAGCGTTTCGCAGGTATGAACTTCCAATCCGGTCCGATTCTTTAA
- a CDS encoding transposase, translated as MPRKFDQDAKDRVVRLVEDRIVAENLSMQDACQAVAPKLGVSWHTARQWTQAARRDGRVPDHLPEDLAAENARLRREVQELRDTNELLKAASAFFASELGPTRRK; from the coding sequence ATGCCGAGGAAATTTGACCAGGATGCGAAGGACCGCGTTGTCCGTCTCGTTGAAGACCGTATCGTGGCGGAAAATCTTTCGATGCAAGACGCATGTCAGGCTGTCGCACCCAAACTGGGTGTCTCGTGGCACACAGCCCGACAGTGGACGCAGGCTGCTCGCCGCGACGGACGAGTCCCTGATCATTTGCCTGAAGACTTGGCTGCTGAAAACGCCAGGCTACGGCGCGAAGTTCAGGAGCTACGTGACACCAACGAGCTGTTGAAAGCTGCCTCGGCTTTTTTCGCATCGGAACTCGGCCCAACACGTCGGAAATGA
- a CDS encoding IS3 family transposase, producing the protein MIRFVDDYRDRFTVEFICATLKNNREGGFITSRGYRQSKARGLSARALRDAAVMEHVRQVHANNYGVYGVRKMWRALRREGIHIGREQTARLMRLAGLSGKGKGGAPRTTRKPKGPDVRPDLVNREFRAPSPNRLWVADITYVRTRKGFVYTAFVTDVYSRRIVGWALSDSMRTEALPLQALNQAIVCAKKTEGLVHHSDHGSQYVSIIYNERLGEHGIAASTGTVGDSYDNALAENVNGSYKNELIQTRRWADVVEVEIATFEWVNWWNESRLHQSRECPIVCVRGFGLQVLRESVGVCHS; encoded by the coding sequence ATGATCCGGTTCGTCGACGACTATCGGGATCGTTTCACGGTCGAGTTCATCTGTGCGACGTTAAAGAATAATCGTGAAGGTGGCTTCATTACCTCGCGTGGTTACAGGCAGTCGAAAGCCCGGGGCTTAAGTGCCCGCGCACTTCGTGACGCAGCTGTCATGGAGCATGTTCGCCAGGTTCACGCAAACAATTACGGCGTTTACGGCGTGCGGAAAATGTGGCGTGCCCTTCGACGTGAAGGCATTCATATCGGCCGCGAGCAGACCGCCCGCCTGATGCGCCTGGCCGGTCTGTCCGGCAAAGGCAAAGGAGGTGCACCTCGCACGACCCGCAAGCCGAAGGGGCCGGATGTGCGACCTGATCTGGTCAATCGTGAATTCAGAGCGCCAAGCCCCAACCGACTGTGGGTGGCTGACATCACCTATGTGCGCACGCGGAAAGGCTTCGTCTACACCGCATTTGTCACTGATGTGTATTCCCGCAGGATTGTCGGGTGGGCGTTGTCAGACTCGATGCGTACCGAGGCGTTGCCTCTGCAGGCGCTGAACCAAGCGATTGTGTGTGCGAAGAAAACCGAAGGTCTAGTTCACCATTCGGACCACGGCTCGCAATACGTCAGCATCATCTACAACGAGCGTCTGGGTGAGCACGGGATCGCTGCGTCTACTGGGACGGTCGGTGACTCCTACGACAATGCTCTGGCTGAAAACGTTAACGGTTCCTACAAGAATGAACTCATTCAAACTCGGAGGTGGGCGGACGTTGTCGAGGTGGAAATCGCGACGTTTGAATGGGTGAATTGGTGGAACGAATCACGGCTCCACCAGTCCCGAGAGTGTCCGATAGTTTGTGTGCGGGGGTTTGGTTTACAAGTACTCCGCGAATCGGTTGGGGTATGCCACAGCTAG
- a CDS encoding IS256 family transposase — MTTVTTKKNHDQDKVNEISEKLMENPELAKLIGELSTSTGDASDLVKGLLQASINAGLQAEMDAHLGYRHSDRKMKAQVEPTQGGNHRNGSYTKTVNSGYGTLEVTVPRDRCGTFTPQMVPKGARRLTELDDIIISLYAGGMTVRDIQHHLGSTLGVDMSPDTISTITDAVLDEVMIWQNRQLDEFYPVIFLDALRVKIRDGHRVVNKACYMAVGIDIDGIKRILGLWIADNEGAALWASVCADLANRGVQDVFIVCCDGLKGLAEAVEATWPNSMVQTCIVHLIRAANRWVSYQDRKAVSSALRAIYTAANEDTARASLDAFETSELGQKYPQSVKVWRDAWERFVPFLQFPPAARKVLYTTNSIESLNAELRKATRNRGQFPNDTAAVKTLWLMICNIEDKRAAKRSKQAKRAVECNGYVEGAKANGWKQAINQLAVAYPNRFAEYL; from the coding sequence ATGACAACGGTGACAACGAAGAAAAACCATGACCAGGACAAGGTCAACGAGATCAGCGAGAAGCTGATGGAAAATCCTGAGCTCGCCAAGCTGATTGGCGAGTTGTCGACGTCCACCGGTGACGCCAGTGACCTGGTCAAAGGTCTGTTGCAGGCGTCGATTAACGCTGGTCTGCAGGCGGAAATGGATGCCCATTTGGGCTACCGTCATTCCGACCGGAAGATGAAGGCCCAGGTTGAACCAACACAGGGTGGTAACCACCGCAACGGGTCGTACACCAAGACGGTTAACTCTGGTTACGGCACGTTGGAAGTGACTGTACCCAGGGATCGTTGCGGCACGTTTACGCCCCAGATGGTGCCCAAGGGCGCACGCCGGCTGACAGAGCTCGATGACATAATCATCTCGCTGTACGCCGGTGGGATGACAGTGCGTGATATTCAGCACCATCTTGGGTCCACCCTGGGGGTGGATATGAGCCCGGATACGATCAGCACCATTACCGATGCAGTCTTAGACGAGGTCATGATCTGGCAGAACCGTCAGCTCGACGAGTTTTACCCAGTAATCTTCCTTGATGCGCTACGCGTGAAGATCCGCGATGGCCACCGTGTAGTCAACAAGGCGTGCTACATGGCGGTGGGCATCGACATCGACGGTATCAAGCGCATCCTGGGCTTGTGGATTGCTGATAATGAAGGCGCCGCCTTGTGGGCATCGGTGTGCGCAGATCTGGCCAACCGTGGCGTCCAGGATGTCTTCATCGTCTGCTGTGATGGGCTTAAAGGCTTAGCGGAAGCCGTGGAGGCGACCTGGCCGAATTCGATGGTGCAGACCTGCATCGTGCACCTGATCCGGGCGGCGAACCGGTGGGTGTCCTATCAGGACCGAAAAGCTGTCTCCAGCGCGTTACGTGCGATCTACACGGCCGCAAACGAAGATACCGCCCGTGCCAGCTTAGATGCGTTCGAAACCTCTGAGCTTGGCCAGAAATACCCGCAGTCGGTGAAGGTGTGGCGTGATGCGTGGGAACGGTTCGTGCCGTTTTTGCAGTTCCCGCCAGCAGCGCGCAAGGTGTTGTACACCACGAATTCGATCGAGTCACTTAACGCTGAGCTGCGCAAAGCTACCCGGAATCGGGGCCAGTTCCCGAACGATACAGCGGCTGTGAAGACGCTTTGGCTGATGATTTGCAACATCGAAGACAAACGCGCTGCCAAACGCTCGAAGCAAGCCAAGCGCGCCGTTGAGTGCAACGGGTATGTTGAAGGAGCAAAGGCCAATGGCTGGAAGCAAGCCATCAACCAACTAGCTGTGGCATACCCCAACCGATTCGCGGAGTACTTGTAA
- a CDS encoding integrase core domain-containing protein has protein sequence MPRNKTRGTSRSTCKPNPRTQTIGHSPVAHARHCVGLWSDRYNTYHPHSALGFIAPEEYKKQWLQAA, from the coding sequence ATGCCTAGGAACAAAACCCGGGGCACTTCACGGAGTACTTGTAAACCAAACCCCCGCACACAAACTATCGGACACTCTCCCGTTGCCCACGCGCGTCACTGTGTGGGCCTATGGTCGGACCGGTACAATACGTACCATCCTCACTCGGCGCTAGGATTCATCGCCCCAGAGGAATACAAGAAACAATGGTTACAAGCCGCTTAA
- a CDS encoding RHS repeat-associated core domain-containing protein, with protein MGAGQESYEYSPAGVLNRYDAPQPEESWQKPALRTSAAKEKIEFSGTMPTRVGRTTYIYDGAGRVVRTVTKRISKKPLVKNFYYATGEQPIGFDSSDTPGMGWRYIYDGLGRRVAKETINTETGEVIARTVFAHAGDQLVGEYTTMGPDAGCGWVVSTDPETGELVGQVAFSPSSSSASVEDDPAQWSQQRVDAEFYALMADLAGAPQEIIDPRTGEVLGCAVHTLYGQRRWRGTLSMPLLFAGQYVDQESGWAYNRFRFYDPKAGIYNAQDPLGVAARLSSAQGYVAHPVLWCDPFGLKQYSQVDNPALQARIDALTSNQKGQVGEKIAREMFEGRFLWDDPRGDKYVVNGRTYIPDLTLTSDQIVEVKFVKKLDLRRQIRDGLAHAGPGNYILVTAPNTHLSRSVRKLIESGQIIHKTMPESLIERMVP; from the coding sequence ATGGGTGCTGGCCAGGAATCTTACGAGTATAGCCCAGCCGGTGTATTGAACCGGTATGATGCGCCTCAGCCTGAAGAGTCATGGCAAAAGCCAGCCCTCCGCACTTCCGCTGCAAAGGAAAAGATCGAGTTTTCGGGCACGATGCCTACCCGTGTAGGGCGTACCACCTATATTTATGATGGGGCGGGCCGAGTTGTTCGTACCGTTACGAAGCGGATTAGCAAGAAGCCTTTAGTAAAGAATTTTTACTATGCCACTGGTGAGCAGCCGATAGGTTTTGATTCTTCTGATACTCCTGGCATGGGCTGGCGCTACATTTACGACGGTTTGGGCAGGCGCGTAGCGAAAGAGACCATCAACACCGAAACTGGTGAGGTGATAGCGCGGACGGTGTTCGCCCATGCTGGTGATCAGTTAGTTGGTGAGTACACCACTATGGGTCCTGATGCAGGTTGTGGTTGGGTGGTATCTACTGATCCAGAGACTGGGGAACTTGTTGGCCAAGTTGCGTTTTCCCCTAGCAGTTCTAGTGCTTCTGTGGAAGATGATCCCGCCCAGTGGTCGCAGCAGCGCGTTGACGCTGAGTTTTATGCCCTTATGGCAGATTTGGCGGGTGCGCCGCAGGAGATCATCGACCCGCGAACAGGTGAAGTGCTTGGGTGTGCTGTCCACACGTTGTATGGTCAACGTCGCTGGAGAGGCACGCTCAGTATGCCGCTTTTATTTGCTGGACAGTATGTTGACCAGGAATCGGGGTGGGCGTATAACAGGTTCCGGTTTTATGATCCGAAAGCCGGTATTTACAATGCGCAGGATCCTTTGGGGGTAGCAGCACGGCTTTCTTCTGCGCAGGGTTATGTTGCCCATCCTGTGCTTTGGTGTGATCCTTTCGGGTTAAAACAATATAGTCAAGTCGATAATCCGGCGTTGCAGGCGCGTATCGACGCATTGACTTCGAATCAAAAAGGACAAGTTGGGGAGAAGATCGCCCGGGAGATGTTCGAAGGGCGATTCCTCTGGGATGATCCTCGTGGTGATAAATACGTTGTTAACGGGAGGACATACATCCCTGATTTGACACTGACCTCAGATCAGATCGTGGAAGTGAAGTTTGTCAAGAAATTGGATCTAAGAAGGCAGATCCGGGATGGTCTGGCACACGCAGGGCCCGGAAATTATATCCTGGTTACAGCGCCAAATACGCACCTCTCGCGGAGCGTGCGTAAGCTGATTGAATCCGGTCAGATAATCCACAAAACAATGCCGGAATCCCTAATTGAGCGTATGGTGCCTTAA
- a CDS encoding DUF6531 domain-containing protein, translated as MPAVPLPPFEVFVRPHFHIGGSVFSVLASARTWRDFADRAVETSGLLRAINDGGFVGSEGDRYRELLHGDFPQHLLVTGQAHAGLADALHAYGLDLGARRTEMDALRSVARVDHTAVNAAVVQVNQAETAVALAPDAATKSAAAAALVAAQAQLAAAQAKWEADIAAAEEVKASLGGQVSLHAAEISAQARKAFEENPGFLGGTWQAIKDFMHDNADLLSVVSDALQIIGGIMMLIPGLQILGAVLVGIGVGLKFLLAAAGEASWGEFLFDLATCGALGALGKLAKTGKLGSKVAALQQSAVALKESAGKAAARGIDRILFALDPVDIATGAMVDSDTDIRIEGTLPLVIDRHAFSTHEVGRALGPRWISRMDVRLEVAADVVTMLCPDGALIQFPPAPVDGSEVRGNGRGWLLSFGDGAYRVRAVNEAVTYHFHVYEQDDLRPDGVGVAHGPASVGRSMVGAGIVSGSVAERFGISIELGISSMVHRTGQRIDYVWDNATGHMVAMVRSDGTRLDLSWDGAINRVSGVWVSNPLTHPDDDPVRLVSYGYDPFGRLITVRNSHAGVLRYRYDEQGRPCGWTDRNGVSYVYRFDEAGRVSSQVGTGGFFPNTAVWLDDTAEDAPAGGIVVVAIETATPFEQDPLAVGDSVMDEFLDRLDQLELVAALREGGLVQAGLTGRGRAGVRDEDGWSVPDAWLHDEVLGDVRPTVYRCSADGDVWRIITPEGRVTDFEHNSYHQVTKIVDSAGEVWSMTYNEDGVCVGEGFPDGTSRRVEPGAWGVPARIIERDGSITECDVDAFGMVTALREPSGAETKWDWQVRASGIVLSSVTDPGGYTTVMEHDDAGRLMATVDPAGRRMSWVRDVCGRVIEAMDPNGAVTMIGYTPEGWANEVVFEDGARQSATFDGEGNQLSFTNELGLTSTVQYTVFDQPALTTDADGAVTRITYNTQMQPVAVTNADNRTWRYEYNLDGTIAREIDYNGRPVTASTSVDGLRTVVESPAGTTTLERNWMGNVERVVDSSGVSEFAYDLAGRVTGVSNAFSSVSYTYDADGQIAGETVTLASGESTGYEAHVDAAGQAYGYSILLPAGERIYTEFARDGYGQIATSDVMWEGSGNEGARTLVGLSYSRDQRGLRDTIDIGALTRSFSYDQRARRIQDRMSMSGASVGGAAQSVAGRELTWRADTKITEVRDQLRGRSLYSVDEVGRVTAVRRESSAANPQKVSHGIYPDGCWPGILRV; from the coding sequence ATGCCTGCTGTGCCACTTCCACCGTTTGAGGTGTTTGTTCGTCCGCATTTCCATATTGGTGGGTCTGTGTTCTCGGTGTTGGCGTCGGCACGGACGTGGCGTGATTTTGCGGATCGTGCGGTGGAGACGTCGGGGTTGCTGCGCGCGATTAATGATGGGGGGTTTGTGGGCAGCGAGGGGGATCGGTACCGGGAGTTGTTGCACGGGGATTTCCCGCAGCATCTTTTGGTCACGGGCCAGGCCCATGCTGGGTTGGCTGATGCTTTGCATGCCTATGGTTTAGATTTGGGTGCGCGGCGGACTGAAATGGATGCTTTGCGGTCTGTGGCGCGTGTAGATCATACGGCGGTCAATGCTGCTGTTGTGCAGGTTAATCAAGCTGAAACTGCGGTGGCTTTGGCGCCGGACGCTGCAACGAAATCTGCGGCGGCAGCCGCGTTAGTAGCGGCGCAGGCGCAGCTTGCGGCTGCGCAGGCGAAATGGGAAGCGGATATTGCAGCGGCTGAGGAAGTTAAGGCATCGCTGGGTGGGCAGGTTTCGCTGCATGCTGCGGAGATCTCGGCGCAGGCACGTAAAGCCTTTGAGGAAAATCCCGGGTTTTTGGGTGGGACTTGGCAGGCGATTAAAGATTTTATGCATGACAACGCCGACCTTTTGTCGGTGGTGTCCGATGCCTTGCAGATTATCGGCGGCATTATGATGCTGATTCCTGGTTTGCAGATACTTGGGGCGGTGTTGGTTGGCATTGGTGTGGGGTTGAAGTTTTTACTGGCGGCAGCAGGGGAGGCAAGTTGGGGTGAGTTCCTCTTTGATCTGGCGACGTGTGGGGCGCTGGGGGCTTTAGGCAAACTGGCGAAGACTGGAAAACTTGGTTCGAAGGTTGCTGCCTTGCAGCAGTCGGCGGTGGCGCTGAAAGAGTCGGCGGGTAAAGCTGCGGCTCGTGGCATTGATCGGATCTTGTTTGCGCTTGATCCGGTTGATATTGCTACTGGAGCAATGGTAGATAGCGACACTGATATTCGCATTGAGGGTACGTTGCCGCTGGTGATAGACCGTCACGCGTTTTCTACGCATGAGGTGGGTCGTGCGTTGGGGCCAAGGTGGATCTCGCGTATGGATGTCCGTTTGGAGGTTGCGGCGGATGTGGTGACGATGCTGTGCCCGGATGGGGCGCTAATCCAGTTTCCCCCTGCCCCTGTGGATGGTTCGGAAGTGCGCGGTAATGGACGTGGCTGGCTGTTGTCATTTGGGGACGGAGCGTACCGCGTGCGTGCCGTCAATGAGGCGGTAACGTATCACTTTCATGTGTATGAGCAAGACGATCTGCGTCCCGATGGTGTAGGGGTAGCTCATGGGCCTGCAAGCGTGGGACGTAGCATGGTCGGAGCTGGGATTGTGTCTGGCAGTGTCGCTGAACGTTTCGGTATAAGCATTGAGCTGGGAATAAGCTCGATGGTGCACCGTACGGGGCAGCGGATCGACTATGTGTGGGATAACGCGACGGGGCACATGGTGGCGATGGTGCGTTCTGATGGCACCCGATTGGATCTGAGTTGGGATGGAGCGATTAACCGGGTGTCGGGGGTTTGGGTGTCGAACCCGTTGACGCATCCGGACGACGATCCAGTGCGGTTGGTCTCTTATGGCTATGACCCGTTTGGTCGGTTGATAACGGTGCGGAACTCGCATGCGGGTGTGCTGCGTTATCGCTACGACGAGCAGGGACGTCCGTGTGGGTGGACGGATCGAAATGGGGTGTCGTATGTGTACCGATTTGATGAAGCAGGTCGTGTGAGTTCCCAGGTTGGCACGGGAGGGTTCTTTCCGAATACTGCGGTGTGGCTTGACGATACTGCCGAGGATGCCCCAGCCGGCGGGATAGTAGTGGTAGCGATTGAAACTGCGACGCCTTTTGAACAGGACCCGTTGGCAGTCGGGGACTCAGTGATGGATGAGTTTTTGGACCGGTTGGATCAGCTTGAGTTGGTCGCAGCTTTGCGCGAGGGCGGTCTTGTTCAGGCAGGGTTGACCGGGCGTGGCCGTGCAGGTGTACGCGATGAGGATGGTTGGAGTGTCCCCGACGCGTGGCTACACGATGAGGTTCTGGGGGATGTGCGTCCGACGGTGTACCGGTGTAGCGCGGACGGGGATGTGTGGCGGATAATCACCCCGGAGGGCCGGGTAACGGATTTCGAGCATAATTCGTATCACCAAGTCACTAAAATTGTCGATTCGGCCGGAGAAGTGTGGTCGATGACTTATAACGAAGATGGGGTGTGCGTTGGTGAAGGCTTCCCCGATGGCACGAGTAGGCGCGTAGAGCCTGGAGCGTGGGGCGTTCCGGCACGCATCATTGAACGCGACGGCTCGATAACTGAGTGTGATGTTGATGCTTTTGGGATGGTTACTGCGTTGCGTGAACCTAGTGGCGCCGAAACTAAGTGGGATTGGCAGGTGCGTGCCTCAGGGATTGTTTTATCGTCTGTGACCGACCCGGGCGGATACACAACCGTAATGGAGCACGATGATGCGGGCCGTTTGATGGCAACTGTTGATCCTGCTGGGCGACGCATGAGTTGGGTGCGTGATGTGTGTGGTCGTGTCATTGAGGCAATGGACCCGAATGGTGCTGTCACCATGATTGGCTACACCCCGGAAGGGTGGGCAAATGAGGTTGTGTTTGAAGATGGGGCGAGGCAGTCAGCAACATTTGATGGTGAGGGAAACCAGCTCAGTTTCACCAATGAGCTCGGGCTGACATCGACGGTGCAGTACACTGTGTTCGATCAACCTGCTTTAACGACCGACGCGGATGGAGCGGTAACTCGGATTACCTATAACACCCAGATGCAGCCTGTGGCAGTGACCAACGCTGATAATCGTACGTGGCGGTACGAATACAACCTTGATGGGACGATCGCCCGCGAGATTGATTACAACGGCCGCCCAGTGACTGCCTCGACCTCTGTGGATGGATTGCGCACGGTCGTTGAGTCCCCGGCTGGCACGACAACCCTTGAGCGTAACTGGATGGGGAATGTTGAGCGCGTAGTTGACTCCTCTGGAGTATCTGAGTTTGCTTATGACCTGGCGGGGCGCGTGACAGGCGTATCTAATGCCTTCTCGTCGGTTTCTTACACTTATGATGCGGATGGCCAGATAGCCGGGGAGACGGTCACTTTAGCCTCCGGGGAGTCTACCGGCTATGAAGCTCACGTTGATGCGGCGGGCCAAGCCTACGGCTATAGCATCCTTCTTCCGGCGGGCGAGAGGATTTATACCGAATTTGCTCGTGATGGTTATGGGCAGATCGCAACCTCAGATGTTATGTGGGAGGGGTCAGGCAATGAGGGTGCACGCACTTTGGTGGGGCTGTCGTATAGCCGTGATCAGCGAGGTTTGCGTGACACTATTGATATCGGCGCGTTGACTCGTAGTTTTTCCTACGACCAACGTGCTCGCCGTATCCAGGATCGCATGAGTATGTCTGGTGCTTCTGTGGGGGGTGCAGCGCAATCCGTGGCTGGCCGTGAGCTGACGTGGCGGGCGGATACCAAGATCACCGAAGTGAGAGACCAGCTCCGCGGACGCAGCTTGTATAGCGTCGACGAGGTTGGGCGTGTAACTGCGGTCCGACGTGAAAGTTCTGCTGCAAACCCGCAGAAGGTATCGCACGGAATTTATCCGGATGGGTGCTGGCCAGGAATCTTACGAGTATAG
- a CDS encoding WXG100 family type VII secretion target yields the protein MASVYSFQTSDATISASGILRTQSDIGETLNEIDAALKRLHPQWEATESDMYQEMMAKWQEGAEGLRSVLTEVREVLLKTRDGNTEVRSAVQQVLDQTH from the coding sequence ATGGCGAGTGTTTATTCTTTCCAAACATCGGACGCGACAATTTCCGCCTCGGGCATCCTACGCACGCAAAGTGATATCGGCGAAACTTTAAACGAGATTGATGCTGCGCTGAAGCGACTGCATCCACAGTGGGAAGCAACCGAGTCAGATATGTACCAGGAAATGATGGCCAAGTGGCAGGAAGGAGCGGAAGGCCTGCGCAGTGTACTAACCGAAGTACGCGAAGTTTTGCTGAAAACGAGAGATGGAAATACCGAGGTGCGCAGCGCAGTGCAGCAGGTCCTGGATCAAACTCACTGA
- the fbaA gene encoding class II fructose-bisphosphate aldolase yields the protein MPIATPEVYNAMFDRAKQEGFAFPAINCTSSETINAAIKGFAEAESDGIIQFSIGGAEFGSGLALKNKVAGATALAAFAHEVARHYDVNIALHTDHCQKEVLDDYVRPLIAISQERVNRGENPLFQSHMWDGSAIPIDENLEIGQELLEKARQANIILEVEIGVVGGEEDGVEAKAGANLYTTEEDFAKTIDALGTGENGRYLLAATFGNVHGVYKPGNVKLRPEVLDQGQKVAVAKLGLNEGDQPFDFVFHGGSGSEKDKIEQALRYGVIKMNVDTDTQYAFTRPIASHMFENYDGVLKVDGEVGNKKAYDPRSYLKKAEQSMSERVIEACQDLHSIGTSLNK from the coding sequence ATGCCTATTGCCACCCCTGAGGTTTACAACGCGATGTTCGACCGCGCGAAGCAGGAAGGTTTCGCGTTCCCGGCGATCAACTGCACGTCGTCGGAAACCATTAACGCTGCTATTAAAGGCTTCGCTGAAGCTGAGTCGGACGGTATCATCCAATTCTCCATCGGTGGCGCGGAGTTCGGCTCCGGTTTGGCACTGAAAAACAAGGTGGCTGGCGCCACCGCCCTGGCGGCGTTCGCGCACGAGGTAGCCCGGCACTACGATGTCAACATCGCTTTGCACACTGATCACTGCCAGAAGGAAGTGCTCGACGATTATGTCCGCCCGCTCATTGCGATCTCGCAGGAGCGCGTGAACCGCGGTGAAAACCCCTTGTTCCAATCTCACATGTGGGACGGTTCGGCCATCCCAATCGACGAAAATCTGGAGATTGGCCAGGAACTGCTGGAAAAGGCCCGCCAGGCCAACATTATCCTCGAAGTTGAGATAGGTGTCGTCGGTGGCGAGGAGGACGGAGTCGAGGCGAAAGCCGGCGCGAACCTTTACACCACCGAGGAGGATTTCGCCAAGACCATCGACGCGCTAGGCACCGGCGAAAACGGCCGCTACCTGCTTGCTGCGACCTTCGGCAACGTCCACGGGGTATATAAGCCAGGCAATGTGAAGCTGCGCCCGGAAGTGCTAGACCAGGGCCAGAAGGTGGCCGTCGCCAAGCTTGGCCTCAACGAGGGCGATCAACCTTTCGACTTCGTCTTCCACGGCGGCTCCGGCTCCGAGAAGGACAAAATTGAGCAGGCTTTGCGCTACGGCGTGATCAAGATGAACGTCGACACCGACACACAATACGCATTTACCCGTCCCATCGCTTCACACATGTTTGAGAACTACGATGGCGTGCTCAAGGTTGACGGTGAGGTAGGCAACAAGAAGGCCTACGACCCGCGCTCATACCTCAAAAAGGCGGAGCAGTCCATGTCAGAGCGCGTGATCGAAGCGTGCCAGGATCTGCACTCCATCGGAACCTCCTTGAATAAATAA